Below is a window of Allomuricauda ruestringensis DSM 13258 DNA.
TCCTTTCAAAATATCCTTTACGGAAATCTGCAAGGTTACATTGATACCTCCTTTAAGGTCCAATCCCTTGTTCAACTCTTTTGCCTTGGCATCCTCATAGCTCGTATAGCCCAAAACAGTGTTGTCACTGATGGAATCCAAATACGATGCCTCTAAAGCTTCACGCTTTGCAACATAATCTTCCTCAGCTTCCGAAATTTGGCTAACTGCGTATGCTTCAGCATCCTTCTCCAACTTACTTGTAATGAAAGTATAGGATAACTGATAGATGCTCACCAAGCCAAAAAGGATCGCGAAAAGCCTTATAAGTCCTTTATTCTGCATTGATTGTTAATTTTTTAGAAGTTTTCTTAAACAGCGTGCAAATATATCATTTCCGATAAGATTTGACAATAGAAATTGATGTAATTGCAATTCTGCTTGACGGTTATGCCCTAAAAATAAAATTGTCATTCCGGACAAACCCAAAAATTTCCACCTAAATTGATGGCAATCTCTTGAAAGGTCTCGCCCGAAATGACAATTTAATTCGTTATTGCTGGAGTATTTTAAACGTCAAGCAATCCGTTGGTTTTCTTAACACCTTCGGCACTTTCCTGCATTTTGGCTTTTTCAGCATCGGACAATTTGATTTCAACAATCTTCTCGATTCCGTTTTTGCCCAAGATCACTGGCACTCCGATACAAATATCGTCCAAATCATACTCGCCTTCCAAAAGGGTGGAACATGGGAACATCTTCTTTTGGTCGCAAGCAATGGCCTGAACCAATCCAGATACAGCAGCTCCTGGGGCGTACCATGCGCTGGTCCCCAACAAACCTGTTAAAGTAGCTCCACCTACCTTGGTTTCTTCTACTACCCACTCCATTTTATCTTCTGACAAAAATTCGGAAACTTTTACACTGTTTCTAGTTGCATGTCCAATCAAAGGAACCATTCCCTTATCACTGTGCCCACCGATTACCATACCGTCAACGTCAGATATTGGCGCTTCCAAGGCTTGGGCCAATCTATACTTAAAACGGGCACTGTCCAATGCCCCGCCCATACCAATAATTCTGTTCTTTGGCAGGCCCGTGGCCTTGTGCACCAAATAGGTCATGGTGTCCATTGGGTTACTTACCACAATAATAGTTACATCTGGAGATTGTTCAATAAGGCTTGTTGCCACGGTTTTTACAATGCCAGCATTGATTCCAATCAATTCTTCACGGGTCATACCAGGCTTACGTGGAATACCAGAGGTAATCACGGCAATATCACTACCTGCAGTTTTGCTATAATCGCTGGTGCTTCCTGTAATCTTGGTATCAAAACCGTTAAGGGAGGCCGTTTGCATTAAATCCATGGCCTTACCTTCGGCGTATCCTTCTTTGATATCCAATAAAACTACTTCTGATGCAAAATTTTTCATTGCTATGTACTCAGCACAGCTTGCTCCAACTGCGCCTGCTCCAACTACGGTAACTTTCATTTGTATAGATTTAAATTTTAGTCTTCAAAAATAAGGCATTTGGCTCAGAAAAATGCTGACTTTTACCAGTTTTAGCCACTCCAAGCATCCAAAATGCACAAAGTTGATGTTCACTTAAAAATGAACTGAAAGATAATCTCACCACTAAGGAGAAAAGCAAAAGCAAATATTTTATCTTTTTTATGCAATAGTTTCCTACAAACTTACGTTCTAATAGTCCCAATTTTAATTTAACCTACTTGACCCATGAAAAAACTCTTTTCATTGTTGTCCATTGTCGGCATAATTGCGATAAGCAACTGTACCAGTGTACCAGAGAACCACGACCCTATTTTGGGCATCTGGGCAAAAACAGAATTATCCACCATTGAAGGCAAAAGCGCCGGTACCGTTCGTGAACAATGGATTTTCAACGATGTATACCTAGGTAGGTATCAAAGATATTCCGACTCCAAATTAATTTTTTACACTGATTTTAAATGGTCCCAAGAAAAAGGAACCTATTCCATTATATATGGCGACCCCCAAGTGACCGATATTACGGTAAGCTTGGAAAAAGCCAAAGAACCTGAAGTATTGACCTTGGACAATGGCTCGGTCTTCGCCACCAGGGAATAACGTGAAGACTACATATATGAGAATAGGAGGCCCCGAAACGGGGCCTTCTTTATTGGTTGGTTGATTTGGTCTTTTTTCTACCTGAATCCAAAGTTAACACCAAAGGTGAAAGTACTGAACTCAGAAATATTGTATTCTGCGTTGAGCCTAAAGAAGCCCAGTTTTAACTTTGTACCCAAGTTGGCCGAAACTCCACTTGCTTTCTTGGAAACGGAGAACGGATCTTCAACGGTTTCCGAAAAGAAAGGTCCGTTGGCTTCATAAGTACCGAGCAAGTCAATGTCCGATTTACCTGTAATGTATCCCAATCCCCCATAAAAGTTGATCACGGGTATATTTTTAGTGGAAACAACAGCACTAAAATTCCATGTTTTGAAAGATGCATCAATACGTTGGTTCTCGCCTTCGATAAAATCAGAATCCGTAAAATCGTATTCACCGTTCAAGTTGGTATATCCGATTACTGCCGAAATGGCCACGGGCAACATCTTGTCTGCTGGCAACATTTTGGTAAAGTCATATTGCAATCCCGCACCGAAAAGCCCAATTTTGGCATCGTCATCAAATTTGATTTTGGGCAAAAAACGTGCTTTCACTTCCAAACCTTTAATCAATCCCACGCTCCCTTGAAGGTATCCTGATGGGATAAAATTCAGATTCTCTGCAGAAAGACCCGTAGGAAGTTCAAACTCTTGACGGAACAAACTGCTTTCATCATCTACAAAAACTTCGACCCCTTCAATATCACCCAGACCAGTGGCTACCATTCTCGCCTGACCGGGGTTATTTACAAAGTCTAAGTTTTCATAATCAGCAGGGTCTAACAAGAATGCCTTTTTATCGTCTTTATTTTTGAATCCGGTCATGTTTCCGATTATGGAAATTTCAAATCCCCCCAAAGGTTTGGCTTCGGCGGTATTGTACCATCCATTGGAAATACTATAGATGGATGCTTCTGACACAGGGGCCAGATATGCATTGGAAAATCGTTCGGCATCTGCCACACCCGAGACAAAAATATCGTTCAAGTCCTGGGCTTTTCCCATGGTTACAGAAACTAGCGCTAGTACTAAAATTATTCTTTTCATGATGTTGAAGTTTTACCAAAACTAAAAAACTCGCCTTTGAGGGGCGAGTTTTTGTTGTGAAATAGCTATTATCTATACATCTATATTGGCATAGACGGCATTTTTCTCTATAAATTCACGTCTAGGAGGCACTTCATCCCCCATCAACATGGAAAATATTCGATCTGATTCCGTTGCATTATCAATGTTTACTTGACGTAATGTCCTAAATTCTGGATTCATGGTGGTATCCCAAAGCTGCTCGGCATTCATTTCCCCAAGACCTTTGTATCGCTGGATACTTGCGCCGCCGTTCATTTCTGCATTGATTGCTTCACGCTCCTTTTCGTTCCAAGCATAACGCTTTTTGGAACCTTTTTTCAACAAGTACAATGGAGGCGTGGCGATATAAACATGACCACCTTCTATCAATTCTCGCATGTAACGGAAGAAGAAGGTCAAAATCAGAGTTTCAATGTGGCTACCATCAACATCCGCATCACACATAATCACTACTTTATGGTAACGTAGTTTTTCAAGGTTAAGTGCCTTACTATCCTCTTCGGTTCCAATAGTTACCCCAAGAGCTGTATAGATGTTCTTGATTTCTTCGTTTTCGAAAACCTTGTGCTGCATGGCTTTTTCCACGTTAAGGATTTTACCTCGCAAAGGAAGAATGGCCTGAAAGTGCCTATTTCTACCTTGTTTGGCGGTTCCTCCCGCTGAATCCCCCTCAACCAAAAATACTTCACATAGTGTAGGGTCTTGCTCGGAACAATCGGATAGTTTCCCGGGCAATCCACCCACGCTCATTGGGTTCTTACGCTGAACCATTTCACGGGCTTTTGCAGCGGCATGCCTAGCTTGCGCAGCAAGTTTTACCTTCTCCACAATTTGCTTGGCATCATCTGGGTGTTCCTCCAAGTAAATGGTCAACATTTCGGATACGGCCTGACTCACCGCACTGGTCACCTCTCGGTTACCCAATTTGGTTTTGGTCTGACCTTCGA
It encodes the following:
- a CDS encoding malate dehydrogenase — encoded protein: MKVTVVGAGAVGASCAEYIAMKNFASEVVLLDIKEGYAEGKAMDLMQTASLNGFDTKITGSTSDYSKTAGSDIAVITSGIPRKPGMTREELIGINAGIVKTVATSLIEQSPDVTIIVVSNPMDTMTYLVHKATGLPKNRIIGMGGALDSARFKYRLAQALEAPISDVDGMVIGGHSDKGMVPLIGHATRNSVKVSEFLSEDKMEWVVEETKVGGATLTGLLGTSAWYAPGAAVSGLVQAIACDQKKMFPCSTLLEGEYDLDDICIGVPVILGKNGIEKIVEIKLSDAEKAKMQESAEGVKKTNGLLDV
- a CDS encoding DUF6588 family protein → MKRIILVLALVSVTMGKAQDLNDIFVSGVADAERFSNAYLAPVSEASIYSISNGWYNTAEAKPLGGFEISIIGNMTGFKNKDDKKAFLLDPADYENLDFVNNPGQARMVATGLGDIEGVEVFVDDESSLFRQEFELPTGLSAENLNFIPSGYLQGSVGLIKGLEVKARFLPKIKFDDDAKIGLFGAGLQYDFTKMLPADKMLPVAISAVIGYTNLNGEYDFTDSDFIEGENQRIDASFKTWNFSAVVSTKNIPVINFYGGLGYITGKSDIDLLGTYEANGPFFSETVEDPFSVSKKASGVSANLGTKLKLGFFRLNAEYNISEFSTFTFGVNFGFR